The following proteins come from a genomic window of Candidatus Margulisiibacteriota bacterium:
- a CDS encoding pilus assembly protein N-terminal domain-containing protein has translation MKKFFLFLTVLLISAAFYGAGAAAHLDIAINIAETKEYSFFELDKVISLNPDVAQVKKLSDRAYSVTGVSRGSTFLIFWNYSGEKAAIKVNVSYPAPAVQDEGSLSKTDEESLKFGYNFFTYNGSSVSQYDFNRWSYSGLFHQLNASGQTPLGMTNSYIQYEGYNGRYGITKMALGFKTEKYYFNLGDSFADLSELTLPFLNYQGLYYNLTPNEYFELTAATGASANGLWGKSVWNDSRPKQTFGAVKLLVRPRRNLNFSLSAVTSSQEVTGQGSNILALGAMYRPFDRLTLQGEAANAASGGGAYKAEAAYTGDNLYLKGTYRSIGADYITPSDSVNWRGTDGFYLSGSYRPLSNVDIGFSSDRYINTYLQGPSSTFYNSDVKGSLRVRAGSGTVFTYSPWKEDRRGFASGGIGEGSITQLSHDFNFIVPNTVYARYEPTKFTQSNTVESDYVNDRMLMGLRLGVSQALSLNIERGWETRTLLYNLSQENTNFIRMLLNYNSKLGRTPLYTSVNSQYYNSTSASGTGLTEMWADAELGYELDQRAKAYVRGKVANYIGTGGSTADRCENHVSFGLKVLFDTGSKWKGLSYVSGHVFVDQNGDGIFSEGEKGIPGARILVGSRTVVTDRSGRYFVGAVTAGATKVKLDLSS, from the coding sequence ATGAAGAAGTTTTTTTTGTTCTTAACGGTTTTGTTAATATCTGCCGCGTTTTACGGGGCGGGCGCTGCTGCGCATCTTGATATTGCGATAAACATAGCCGAAACAAAGGAATACTCCTTTTTTGAGCTTGACAAAGTCATAAGTTTGAATCCGGATGTCGCCCAGGTAAAAAAGCTTTCTGACAGGGCATATTCGGTGACCGGTGTGTCCAGAGGCTCCACCTTCCTGATATTTTGGAACTATTCGGGGGAAAAAGCAGCTATCAAGGTCAATGTGTCCTATCCGGCTCCCGCTGTTCAAGATGAAGGTTCCTTATCAAAGACTGATGAAGAAAGCCTGAAGTTCGGGTACAACTTTTTTACCTACAACGGCTCTTCGGTGTCGCAATACGATTTTAACCGGTGGAGCTACAGCGGACTGTTCCATCAGTTGAACGCTTCGGGTCAAACTCCGCTTGGCATGACTAATTCATACATACAGTACGAAGGCTACAACGGTCGTTACGGCATTACGAAGATGGCGCTTGGGTTCAAAACAGAAAAGTATTATTTTAACCTGGGCGATTCTTTTGCCGACCTGTCCGAGCTGACGCTGCCGTTCCTCAACTATCAGGGACTTTACTACAATCTTACTCCCAACGAGTACTTTGAACTGACCGCGGCAACAGGGGCCAGCGCCAACGGGCTCTGGGGAAAATCGGTCTGGAACGATTCACGGCCCAAACAGACCTTTGGTGCGGTAAAACTTTTGGTGCGCCCGAGAAGAAACCTGAACTTCAGTCTTTCGGCCGTAACATCTTCGCAGGAGGTCACCGGGCAGGGGTCCAACATACTTGCGCTGGGAGCAATGTACCGGCCTTTTGACCGGCTTACCCTTCAAGGTGAAGCTGCGAATGCGGCTTCCGGCGGCGGAGCTTACAAGGCCGAGGCTGCCTATACGGGGGACAACCTTTACCTGAAGGGGACCTACAGGAGCATAGGAGCGGACTACATTACGCCTTCTGACTCCGTTAACTGGAGGGGTACCGACGGGTTCTACCTGTCGGGTTCCTACCGTCCGCTTTCCAATGTAGATATCGGCTTTTCCTCTGACAGGTACATCAATACTTATCTTCAGGGGCCGTCCAGCACTTTCTACAATTCGGATGTCAAGGGGAGCCTCAGGGTAAGGGCCGGTTCCGGGACCGTGTTCACATATTCTCCGTGGAAAGAGGACAGAAGAGGCTTTGCCAGCGGCGGCATAGGCGAGGGCTCTATCACACAGTTGTCCCATGACTTTAACTTTATAGTCCCAAATACTGTATATGCAAGGTATGAGCCGACCAAATTTACCCAGTCCAATACGGTTGAATCCGATTATGTCAATGACAGAATGCTGATGGGATTGAGGCTCGGAGTTTCCCAGGCGCTTTCTCTGAATATAGAAAGAGGATGGGAAACCAGGACCCTGTTGTACAACCTAAGCCAGGAGAATACCAATTTCATAAGGATGCTGCTCAACTACAATTCAAAGCTTGGAAGGACCCCTTTATATACTTCCGTCAATTCACAGTATTACAACAGCACTTCTGCCTCGGGAACAGGACTTACCGAGATGTGGGCTGATGCGGAACTGGGCTATGAGCTTGATCAAAGAGCAAAAGCCTATGTCAGGGGCAAGGTGGCCAACTATATCGGAACCGGAGGCAGCACAGCGGACAGGTGCGAGAACCATGTCAGTTTTGGGCTAAAGGTATTGTTTGACACCGGGTCCAAATGGAAAGGCCTGTCTTATGTCAGCGGCCATGTTTTTGTCGACCAGAACGGCGACGGCATTTTCAGCGAAGGAGAAAAAGGCATCCCCGGCGCCAGGATCCTGGTCGGCAGCAGGACCGTTGTGACCGACAGAAGCGGAAGATACTTTGTCGGAGCGGTAACGGCAGGGGCCACAAAGGTAAAACTTGACCTTTCATCTA